TCTTGGTATTTTCTGAATTCTTGCAGAACCGTTTCCACATAAGGATCTTCTACAGAATGGTTTTTAGTGATAGAAGTATTACATCCGCAAAAAGAACAGAGAGTCTCACAAAACGGAATATGAAGGTATAATGCTACGGAAGAATCGTCCGGAACCAGCCTTCTGCGAAGCGCATCTATCCATTCTTCTCTAGTAGGATTATCTTCCCAATAAGGAACAGTCGGATAACTAGTATACCTAGGCGCTGGAACATCGTATTTTCTGATTAGATCGGATTTGGAACTCATACGAAAGCCTCACGTATCGTACTTACGAAAGTTCTAATATTCGCTTCCGGGGTTTTTGGCAGGACCCCATGTCCTAAACCGCAAACCCATCCTGCTCTTTTTTCCGGGACCAGATCCAAAAACGGCCTGATCCAACGATTTAAATATTTCTTAAACTCCCCGGGCTCCATGAACAATAACGCCTGATCAAAATTTCCCTGCACAAAATGAGATCCATTTCCCAAAAAGCCAACGATGTCTGTTCTATGATCCATTCCGAATCCAGTCAAACCAGGGACTTCTCTCAATGACTGTAAAGAAGCAGGGGCCAAATTTTTGGCATAATAGCCGATTTTGCCAGGGAATGCCTCGACCAAAAATTTGATGGTAGGCAGTATTGCCTCTTGGAAGAACACAGGAGATGCATCTCCAGCGGCAGTATCAAAGATCATTACGATCTCGGCGCCACCTTCTAATTGTAAGCGTATGTTCTCTTTTAATAAAGCCAGTATCTTTTCGTAAAAACCTTCTCTCAGCTCCGCAGAAACCTTAGGAAGTATTAGATTTCCATCATGTTTTCCTTGGGTAGCATAACAAAATAGAGTCCAAGGTCCTCCCACAAATCCGATCAAGGACTTATCCTTTGAGATCCTTTTTCTGGTGCGGATCACCGCTTCTTTTTGGAAGCCCATAAATTCTACAGCTTGTTCCAAAGGGTAAAACTTATTCAGATCTTCTAATGTGGAAAGATGCCATCCAAGTTTAGGGCCTTCATCTCCGAAACGTAACCCCATTCCGAATGCTTCCAAAGGAAAAAGAATATCAGAAAATAAAATTGCAGTATCAAAATCAAAATCATCCACAGGACCGAAAGCGACTTCCGCAGCAAGCTCCGGGACTTTACATAGTTCTTCGAAAGAATGTTTTTTTCTTAAATTTTGGTAATGCCAATGATATCGACCTGCCTGGCGCATCATCCAAATTGGAGGAGTGGCCTGGGCC
This region of Leptospira andrefontaineae genomic DNA includes:
- a CDS encoding uroporphyrinogen decarboxylase family protein, which gives rise to MSNTRFQAALKLEAQATPPIWMMRQAGRYHWHYQNLRKKHSFEELCKVPELAAEVAFGPVDDFDFDTAILFSDILFPLEAFGMGLRFGDEGPKLGWHLSTLEDLNKFYPLEQAVEFMGFQKEAVIRTRKRISKDKSLIGFVGGPWTLFCYATQGKHDGNLILPKVSAELREGFYEKILALLKENIRLQLEGGAEIVMIFDTAAGDASPVFFQEAILPTIKFLVEAFPGKIGYYAKNLAPASLQSLREVPGLTGFGMDHRTDIVGFLGNGSHFVQGNFDQALLFMEPGEFKKYLNRWIRPFLDLVPEKRAGWVCGLGHGVLPKTPEANIRTFVSTIREAFV